GAATAGAGTATTAAATAAATCAGTTACCACGCCAGACGGCCTGGGCAATAAAAGCTACAGTAACACCTACACACTGACCGGCAGCTTATTGACAACCACTGGCGATAAGGTCAATACCACCTACGCCTATGATGATTTAGGCCGGACAAAGACCGAAACTCGGACTGACGGTGTAACAAAAACATACACCTATGATGCTGGCAACAACAGAACATCAGTAATAATAAAAAAAGGCGGCAACCAGATTCAAAATACCGGCTATACCTATGACAAAATTAACAGACTGTATCAGGTAAAAGACAATGGACAAGTTAGGGCTACCTACGCTTATGATGACAATGGTAACAGGCAGACCCTGACCTATAATAACGGAAATATTACTGAATACCATTATAACCTGGCAAATAAGATAAAAACCCTGACAAATAAAAACGGCGCGTCAATACTGTCCCAGTATACCTATAATTACTATCTGGACGGGAATCAAGCAGATAAAACGGAAACTGTAACGAATCAATCCACAGAATATCTCTATGACGGCCTTGGTAGACTGCAAACAGAAACAGAAAAAGAAAACGGAAATGTCACCTCCGCCGTAAACTATACCTATGATGACTATAACAGCAGGGCGTCCATGACAAAGGACGGTGTTACAACCAGTTATAATTATGACAGCAATAACAGACTGGTAACTGAAATCAAAGTCACAGGCGATGTAACGGAGACAACCAGGTACGGTTATGACAATAACGGCAACCAGCTTTACAAGACGTCTGAAACCGTCAAGCCGGCTACAGCAGGAGAGGCCGAGAGTATCAGTGTATCGGTATCAGGCGTAAGCGGTGACGGTAGTGTAAGTTTTAATGAGTATGATGGATTTAACCAGTTAGTAAAAGTGACTTCCGGAGATATGACTTCCACTTATGAATACAACGGGGCTGGGTTGAGGAACAGCAAGGCGGTAAACGGTACAGTAACCACCCATATTTGGGATGGCAACCAGATAGCTCTTGAACTTAATGGCGCCGGTGCTGTAACCAATAAATATTTGTTAGGTATAAACCTGATTTCCGTCCAGGATGGCACAGGAACAACAAGTTACTATCTGTATAACGCCCACGGTGATGTGGTACAATTAACCAATAGCAGCGGCGCTGTCACCAAGACCTATACCTACGACGCCTTCGGTAACGAAAAGAACCCTGACCCGAATGATCCAAATGCATTCAGGTACTGTGGCGAATACTTTGATAAAGAAACAGGGACATATTATCTCAGGGGAAGGTACTATAACCCGGCAATAGGCAGGTTCATAAGCGCAGACAGTTATCTGGGCAAGGACAATGATCCATTAAGCTTGAATTTGTATACTTACTGCGCCAACGATCCTGTAAATTACAATGACCCAAGCGGCCATTTTGTTTTCAATGCCTTAGCTGCAGGCATTGGAGCTGCTATAGGAGGAATTTTTAATACAGCATTCTCAGTAATAGGTGACTTGTGGACAGGAGATTTGCAATGGAATAACTGGAATAGCTGGCAATCACACGGAAGAGAATACGGGGGAGCATTTATTACCGGTGCGATTGGAGGAGCTGCTGCAGGACTCACTGGTGGATTGTCGTTATTAGCAGGAGTTGGTATCAACGCTGGAGCATGGGGAATAGGAAGTATTGCAGGAGGATATGTAGCTACAGGCGCATTCAGTTGGGGACAAGCTGGTTGGTCTGCTTTAGGCGGAGGCATTGGATATGGTATAGGAAGATATGCTGGAGATTATCTTGGCAGTGCTTTAAGCAGGGGTTATTCAAGTATTACGAGTAATTCGCTTTCTGATACATTTAATGCAGGTTGGATATATAAGCCGAGCTATAATATAAATTTGCAACAGTTTGCAAATAACGAAATTAGAAATTTTCCTAATATTAATGGCTTTAACACGTTTAATAATTTTAAGAAAGCTTTTGGTCCTGCAGGAGACAACTTAGTATGGCATCATATAGTAGAACAATCACAAATAACTAAATCAGGCTTTAGCCCTACACGGATTCATAATATTGAAAATATTATAGCTGTAGATAGAGCAACTCACGCGAAGATAAGCGGATATTACAATTCAATTGATTCATTTACAAATGGTATGAGAATAAGAAACTGGTTGGCTGGTCAAAGTTTTGAAGAACAATACAAATTTGGTTTGGATGTTTTAAGAAGATATGGCATATGTCCATAATATTACAATCTCTTTTGGGGTGATATATAAAGTGAAAATTAATTACGAAGATGTTAGGCAAAAATACATTAATGCAGCCATTCTACATCGGAAATCTTCTTATAATGGAGACTACAAAACCGCTAACAAACAGTATAAAGTTTTGAAAAAGATTTATGATCAGATTGAAAAAAATGTTATAGAAAAGAAATTGCTTTTAGATTTACTTGAATATAATGATATTTCTGTAAAAAGTTGGGCAGCCGCTCATATGCTCGGAATTAAATACGAAATATCAAAGGCTGAAAAAGAATTGATAAACATTGCTACTATACATGACGCAGAAATGATAGGATTCAGTGCTAAGATGACTTTAAACGTATGGGCGCAACAAGGTTTTTTGAAATTTTAGTTTACACTCTATACGTGTTGTTTAGCGATTATGTGATTTATAATACTTTAACTGAATATTTTACTTATTATAAATTACACTAATGCATTCAGGTACTACGGCGAATACTTTGACAAAGAAACCGGGACGTACTACCTCAGGGCAAGATATTACAACCCGGCCACAGGCAGGTTCATAAGCGCAGACAGTTATCCGGGCGAGGACAACGACCCGTTAAGCTTGAATCTGTATACCTACTGTGCTAACAATCCCGTAAATTACCATGACCCAAGCGGCCACTTTTTCCAAGCAATCACTGCTGCCATAGGAGCTGCAATTGGTGGAATTGTAAACACCGCTATATCTATAGGACGAGACTTGTGGACGGGAAATTTGCAATGGAATAATTGGAATAGTTGGCAATCGCATGGAAGAGAATACGGTGGAGCATTTGTAACTGGTGCAATTGGGGGAGCTGCTGCTGGATTCACTGGTGGACTGTCACTAGCAGCAGGAGTTGGTATAAATGCTGGAGCATGGGGATTAGGAAGTATTGCAGGACAATATGTAGCTACGGGCTCATTCAGTTGGGGACAAGCTGCTTGGTCAGGAATAGGCGGAGGCATTGGATATGGTATAGGAAGATATGTTGGAAATTTGTTTATGGGTACTGGGATTACGGGAGTCAGTGAGGTTAAACAAGGGTTAAGAATTAATAACCTACCTTTAGCAAAACCTGGTGAAGACTTGTATGTTGGTACATATAGTAAATCAATATATTGGAATAAGAAAACTGGCTTAAATTTGACACATACGCCACATCATATTGTACAAGATGCAGTAAGTGGAACATCCCACGGACGAGGAATGACAATTAATATCAGACAGGATATTCACAAGTTAACCGAAACATTTGGTTCAAGTAGAAATCTTCCAAATCCACGTCAGCACCTTGCTGCGGATATAAAAGAAATGAGGAATTTATTAAAGGAATTTGGATACGATAGAAGCATAATTAATGCTCAGCTTTGGGAACTATTAAAGCAGAATAAATCATTAGGAGAAGTCTATTAAGGGAGGATTCATAAAATAAATGGACAAAAAAGATGCAATTGACTTTTTAAAAAAACATCAGCCAATGCCTGATGATAAAAATTTAAGCAAGGATGTTATAACAAAATATAATGAGATAAGAGAATACTTTTTAACAAACCCTGATGAAGATTGTATTCCACTATTTCTAAACTCTTTTGGAGAAAGAGACGGATTTGGGGTATATCAATTAATAGAAGGATTAATTGCAAAGTTTAAAAAGAATCATGTAATGCCCCATTTGCTAAAAGCACTTGAGAGTCACTATAGAAGCATTCGATATTGGAATGCTTCTATAGCATCCTCATTTCCCAGTGAAGAGTTGTTTGAGCCTCTGAAAAAAATGCTTTTTGAAAATGATGTAGATATTCGGTATGCGTCCATTACAGCAATTGCACAGTTGGCATTATCCGGGATTAAGTGTAATGAAGTTATTGATGTTTTAGAGGATGCTTTGTCAAGAGAAACAGGAGATGATATATCAGAATTTATTCAAGAAGTAATTGATGATATAAAATCAAGTAATTAATTCTACCACTTACCGAAGCGACCTATGCCTCTTATTGCACTGGACTTATCCTAAAAAATTATCATCAGTATTCTAATACTTTCTCAGCCCTCCTAAATATAGTCCTTCCTTCAACCATAACCAGAAACGGGTCGAGGTTGGTATCCAGAATGTCGAGGGGACGGGGTTATTGACAATATTTGATGGGAAAATATATTTTCATCTAAGGGGTGGTAGGGTCAGGCTTGAAATATATCCATAACCTACGACTCGAAAGGGTTAAGGAATAAAAGGTTAAACCCTCTGGAACCACTAAGTATCATTATGATAACGGGGGCGATGTTCAGGTTATTTTCTCATTTTTGTGGTCTTATGACCTTGTGCATAATCTTCCAGTTCGGCACTTGATATTTAACTATTAGCAATCTGGGCAGGTAAGCCTCAACAAGTTGCTCGCATTATCAGGTAACCGCTATGTCTAAACAGATCGGGTTATCTGGAAGTAATAAATCATTCGCATAAGTGATTGTTAACTGAAGCAGATACTCTTGAGATGGAGAATCCTCGTGTTAGTTTTGCTTGTATATGATCATATGGAGCTAAGTACACCCTGCAAAAAGTTTAGTTAGTCCTATCTTCGCGCAGAATAAATAGTTCTTGGGCTTCTGCCAGATTCTAAATTGCCGGATGGTGAAGTTTAATATGACAAAGCATTTAAAAATATTAATGTTATTAGTTTTTCTTTCTTTAGTTGTTTTAAGCGGATGTGAGAACTCTGCAACTTCATTAGATGCAGATAAAATAAAGATAAAAGAAGCGCTGGAGAATGAATTTAACTTGATCCAGATGATGCCTAATGTAATTAAAGGTAAAAAAAATTTTCTTAATAATAGTATTTCAATGGTGCTCAGTGAACGCTATACAACTAAAAACAGCTATGAAGAAATAATCAATTATTATGATGAACAGCTAAAGGAGCACGGTTGGCAATTTTATAAGGAAGAAAAACTTACGGATTGGGGTAGGGACTATGGTGGAAAAAGTGTGAGATATAAAAAAGGTGATTTTGTTGCTATAGTGCAATATGCAGGTGAGAAGGCAGATTATGGTTGGACCTATGGTTTTGCTATAACTTGGGGACTGTATGAAGAAAAGTAGAGTAGAGGAAGTGATAGGAGCTGATAGGGGGGCTGTCGGGGCTGATAGCGGTCAGGCTGGAAAGCTGATAGGAAGCTGAGAAGCTGATAGGGTCAGGCTTGAAATATTACCTTATTGATAATAATTCGAAACTTCAACCCCATCCAAAACATGAATACAATTGGTTGAGTTTATACCCGGCGAATTCAGCTATAACAATTGGGATTTTAATAATTATTCTAACACTTTCTCAGCCCTCCTGAATATAGTCCTTCCCTCAACCATAACCAGAAACGGGTCGAGGTTGGTATCCAGAAGGACCAGGTCGGCGTCATACCCCGGCGCAAGGCGTCCTTTTTTTTGCAGCCCCAGGACAGCGGCCGGGTTTGCCGAAGCCAGTCTTACTGCCTGCGGCAGTTTCAGACCGGCGATTTTAACCATATTCCGAACGGCGTCGAGCATGGTGATGGTGCTGCCTGCCAGCCTGCCGCCGGGAATTTCCGCCCTGGATCCTTTGACTACAATTTCCTGTCCTCCAAAACGGTAACGTCCGTCCGGCAGGCCTGCCGCCGCTATGGCGTCGCTGACCAGGACCAACCGGTCGCCTTTTATATGCCACAAGAGCTGCAGCATGGCAGGGTGTACGTGTATGCCGTCGGCTATTACCTCAACAGATAATTCTGGTGAGACTAAAGCTGCCCCGGCCGGACCGGGTTCCCGGTGGTGTATGGGAGCCATGGCGTTAAAGATATGGGTGATGTGTTTTAAGCCTGCTCTCGCGGCGTTTATAGTTTGGGTAAAGGTGGCTCCCGAATGGCCAAGGGAGGGGATTACACCGCAGGAAGAAAGCAGCTCCATAACCTCAAGGGCCCCCGTAAGCTCCGGAGCCAGGGAAACCATCCTTACCTTACCCTGACCGGCTGCCAGCAGTTCATTCATTTCATGCTTATCGGGCTCTCTCAGGAAAGGAATGCCCAGGGCGCCGCTGTGCGACCGGTTCAAAAAAGGGCCCTCGAGGTTAGCGCCGATAATAGAAGCTCCCGCAGCTGATGTAGTATGCCTGGCCGCCGTCTCCAGCGCCAGGGCCATTCGCTCAAGCGTTGACGGAGCGACGGTGGCCAGCATTGCCGTGGTGCCGTGTCGCCCGTGATACCCCGCGATCCGCTGGAGTGAGCCGGGGTCACAGTCCAGGATGTCCGCGCCATCGGCGCCATGCACATGCAGGTCAATAAAACCTGGAGCAATAATGAGCCCCGCAGCGTCAATACTCTCCACTGCCGCCGCAGCGTCCATTTGCTCCAGGGATACGATTTTTCCGCCTGAAACAACCAGGGAACGGTTGTTGATGAGTTTTTCTTCCCCCACCAGTGTTCCGTTGTTAATTATAAAATCGAACATGCTCTCACCTGCATTTAAATTGTAATACACCTCATGATACATTAATTTATCAGCCCAGGGAACAATAATTGTAAAAAGGGGGATAGTTATGGATCAAAATGATTCCTTTATTCAAAGCAGGGTTCCCTGGAGTACTGAACCAAGCCTCAAGGATATGGCCCAGGAGGTAGGGGTCGATTATGACCGCTTAATTGACGGGATTAAAGAAGATAAAAGCGACTCAGAAATAGCAGGTGAACTTGCTGTCCCGGAAAAGCTGATTTACCACCTGAGAGACCATTTTTACACGCGTGGCGTACATTCGATCATGGGACAGGATTAACCACGAAATAAATATTGATTTGAAGCGGCCCGGTGCAATTGACCGGGCTTGATTGTAAAAGCAGGCTGTTGCAAGAAAACCAGCATATTTCTTGCAACATGTTCGTCTCCCGCTGATATGTCTGCCTCTTTCTTGATTAAACAATTAAATATGTCCATGTAGCTGTAAAATAACTGTGGGTGATCACCAGTAATCTCCAGGCGAAAAGACAAGGAGTTTTTCCACGGAGAAAAGAAGAAAACCTCCAATGCAAGTAAGCCAAACCGACAAAGGAGGTTTCTTCTAGTGAATACATCACCCCAAATCCAAGCAGCCCAAGACTATCTGAAAGAAAGTTCCTGGCTGCAAGAGAAAAGAGTGAGTACTTTACTTAACAGTGTACTTGCCGGAAAGACAAATTTCAATACTTTAGAAAAAGAACTATTTACCATTGCCAGAGACTACTTGATTCAGATGCTGACTGCATTTTTAGAACACCTTGATCGGCTCATACTTTACTCGGCCGAACGGGAGGGTTGGGAAGTAGTTGAAATAAGGGAGCGAAGCCTCGAAACCACCCTGGGGGTGCTCAGCTACCCAAGACGCTACTACAAAAAGCGCACTTTAAGCGGAGCTTACGCTTACACCTTTTTGCTGGACGAACTGCTGGGTATACCAGCAAGAGCGCATGTCTCTGCCCGGTTGAGCGAAATAGCCGTAATGCTTGCCGCCGAACAAACCTACAGGAAGGCAAAAGAAACCTTAAAGACCACTTTGGGGGTGAGCATCAGCCACGAGACCATCCATCGGGATGTCCAAGTAGCCGGTGAACACCTCAAGAAATGGGATGGGGAAACTGGCTTAGACGGTACCGGTATCCGTGTTGTCCCTTTATTGGTTGTCGAAGTAGACGGAGCGATGATCAAACAACAGCGCCGGCACAAAAGAAGTGAGCAGAGACGCTTTGAGTTAAAAACAGCGGTAGTTTATGAAGGGTGGGAAGAAGGTCCGAATGGCAGAGCAAAACTGATCAACCCCACTTACTTCATTTACCACGGAAAAGGAGAAGAATTTTGGGGCGCCTTAGAACGGCGTTTAAGCCGGCTCTACGATCTTGACGGCTGCCCAAGAAAAATTATTGCCGGGGACGGAGCCGACTGGATCCGGGAAGGAGCCGATCTTTTAGGGGCCGAATATCAATACTGCCGGTTCCACTTAAAAAGGGATCTTATTAGCCTGTTTAACCCCCAGCACAGAAAAAAACTCGAGAAAATCCTCTATACGAACGACACGAACAGCCGGGCCGCTTTCAATATGTTTTTAAGGACGTTGATCATTGAAGAACCAAACGAAACCAGAAAAGAAAAACTAAGAGCTTTCCAAAGCCTAATCAATAGCGTTTGGGAAGGGATTACCGACTGGCGGGAAAGAAACCGTCCCTGCCCTTCCCCGGCCCGGGGATTGGGAGTTATCGAACCCAATGTGGGGCATACCATTGCCCGTCGGTTTAAACATCAGGGGGCTTCCTGGTCGGTAAACGGATCTGACAATCTCGCCCATGTTCGTTGTGCAAAAAGAAACGGTAATCTTATAGATATTCTTCGCCTGCCAGGGCCGCCTACTCCAGAGAGTGAGCCGGTACGAGTTCAGGACGGCTATTGGGCCAGAAGACAAACAGATGGCCTGGCTGCAAAAGATCCTGGGGATTGGGTACGGGCATCCTTGCCGGCAGCTTATGGACCCAATCAGAAAAGCCGGGAACTGGCATTACTAATTAGCCGTCTCACTTTAGATTGGATTTTTTAGACATGTTTTTGGTGAATCCCTGAGGCTTTTTTTGGGCGGCGCCGTCAGGGTAGCCTTGACTGCCGGGGGCCACACGCATGGTATAATGGGAGAAACGACGGGTTCGCTATCTTTGTAGACATGTTCCCGGAGCCACCCCGTCGGCATGTTTTATCAGACCATGCGTGGGGGTGGCAGTCAAGGCCGCCGCCACCGTGTTTTAAATTTTTTGCAATCTATATCGTGTCAAATTTATAACCTGGTTGAGTTGCATTGGAAATTATCGGATACGACCCACTTTAACTTGACAGCATCATATGTCCATATAGGTAATGCAGATCCTTGTTGACTGTGCTATAATAGACGGAATATATCGCTTTAAATTGCCGGCCTTGCCGGTGGAGGGGGTAGAAATCAATGCGGCCGGAAAAATTTGATAAAATCGGCTTAACCTTTGATGATGTTATGATTGTCCCGGCAGCCTCGGAAGTCCTGCCTAGGGAAGTCGACACGGTTACCAGTCTTACGAGAGAGATCAAGTTAAATATTCCTCTAATGAGCGCAGGTATGGACACGGTCACAGAATCCAGAATGGCCATCGCTATCGCTCGGGAAGGCGGAATCGGTGTTATTCACAAGAACATGACTTCTGAACGACAGGCCCTTGAGGTTGACCGGGTCAAACGCTCAGAACACGGGGTAATCTCGGACCCCTTCTACCTGTCTCCTGATCACCCCGTAAGCGACGCGCTGGTACTGATGGAAAGGTACAGGATCTCCGGTATTCCGGTCACGGTTAATGGGAAACTGGTTGGCATTTTGACCAACCGCGACCTTCGCTTTGAGCTTGATTTCACTAAAAAAATTGGTGAAGTTATGACCAAAGACAACCTGGTAACAGCGCCTGTGGGGACAAACTTGAATCAGGCCAAAGAAATTCTGCAGAAGTATAAAATCGAAAAGCTGCCGATAGTTGACGAACATTTTAACCTAAGAGGCCTAATAACCATCAAAGATATCGAAAAGTCCCGCCAGTATCCTTACTCCGCCAAAGACAAACGTGGCCGCCTGCTGGTAGCTGCGGCAGTCGGTGTCACGGCGGATACCCTTGCCAGGATCGAGGGCCTGGTAAAAGCCGGTGCGGACGCAATAGTGGTTGATACGGCGCATGGTCACTCCCGGGGAGTAATTGATTTGGTTTATAAAATAAAACAAAAACACCCGGAAACCGCGATTATAGCCGGCAACGTCGCTACCGCCTCAGGAACCCGGGCACTCATTGAGGCGGGCGCTGACGCGGTCAAAGTTGGGATCGGACCCGGTTCCATCTGTACCACCCGGGTGGTTGCCGGAATCGGCGTTCCACAGATTACGGCTATTTATGACTGCGCCCAGGCGGCGGCAGCTTACGGAATTCCCATTATTGCTGATGGCGGCATTAAATACTCCGGGGATATAACCAAGGCCATCGCGGCGGGAGCAGATGCTGTAATGCTTGGAAGCGTTCTGGCCGGTACGGAAGAAAGCCCCGGGGATATTGAAATATACCAGGGGCGCAGTTACAAGGTATACCGCGGTATGGGTTCACTGGCGGCGATGAAGGAAGGCAGCAAGGACCGCTACTTCCAGGAGCAAACGGAAAGCGATAACAAGCTGGTGCCTGAAGGGGTTGAAGGAAGAGTACCCTTTAAAGGGTCCCTCTCCGATACGGTGTATCAACTGATTGGCGGACTAAGAGCCGGCATGGGTTACGCGGGCTGCGGGAATATCTACGAGTTGAAAACAAAAACACAGTTTATACGCTGCACTCCGGCAGGGTTGAAAGAAAGCCACCCCCACGATGTGGTCATAACCAAGGAAGCCCCAAACTATAGTCTCTAAGCAAAAAAAAGCCTGCAGTTTCACGCTGCAGGCTTCTTTTTATATTTTATATCCGCTATCCTCGAATAGCATGTTGTCAAACTTCATGTTATCCTCACAGCTTACATTTGCCCCTACCCGAACCATTAAAACATTAGCCGGGTGTTCAACAATATCGGGGTCGTCAGTGTCCCGCCTGCTCAAGCCTACCGAGCCAAAAAGTCTGGCCAGCATTTTTTGGTACATAAACAGGTCCAAACCACTCGATTTTAAGTCCCAATGCCAGCAAAACTCAACGGTAACGATAATGTGGTTTTCCATAACCGGATTGCTGAACGCTTCCCGCAACAGCGCAACTCCAATTCCGCGTTGCCGCCAGTCAGGGCTGATCTCAATACCGCCGAGCTCTAAAACTGCGGGGTGTTTGCTCCACCGGCTAAAACCATCCGGGTAGTGGAAAGTAACATAACCGGCGATCTCACGACCATACCTGGCAATATAGACCATGCCCTCGGGCAGCCTGGCAATAGCTGCCAGGGCTTCCTTCTGTTTGGCAGGCGGGCGGAAAACAGTCAGCTTATTATTCATACTAAGCTCTTCAAGTTTTGCTGCTTCCAGAGGACCTTCTATTAATATTTCTCCCAGGGAGGTCTTTAGCGATTCGACTGCGCAACATGCTGTGCTCATACAGGCTCCCCCCACAAGACATTTGAAAACCCCCGGTTACCATTGGAAATTGAATATCGACCATTCAGGGTAAATATTTAACCTTTCACAATTATTATATGCATGTGGGACTTTCTAATCAATAATAATATTCGCTCATGTCCCTATTTCATGGAGCAAACGGATATTGTTGAATAATGCAGGAAATAATTTACAATTATTTATTTACATTAAAAGGAAACTACTTTTCCATGATGAATTAATAAGTACAGTTACAGTAATAAGCACAAGGAAGGTGAACTTTTAAAA
This region of Pelotomaculum schinkii genomic DNA includes:
- a CDS encoding DUF2019 domain-containing protein; this translates as MKINYEDVRQKYINAAILHRKSSYNGDYKTANKQYKVLKKIYDQIEKNVIEKKLLLDLLEYNDISVKSWAAAHMLGIKYEISKAEKELINIATIHDAEMIGFSAKMTLNVWAQQGFLKF
- a CDS encoding HEAT repeat domain-containing protein, translating into MDKKDAIDFLKKHQPMPDDKNLSKDVITKYNEIREYFLTNPDEDCIPLFLNSFGERDGFGVYQLIEGLIAKFKKNHVMPHLLKALESHYRSIRYWNASIASSFPSEELFEPLKKMLFENDVDIRYASITAIAQLALSGIKCNEVIDVLEDALSRETGDDISEFIQEVIDDIKSSN
- the nagA gene encoding N-acetylglucosamine-6-phosphate deacetylase, translating into MFDFIINNGTLVGEEKLINNRSLVVSGGKIVSLEQMDAAAAVESIDAAGLIIAPGFIDLHVHGADGADILDCDPGSLQRIAGYHGRHGTTAMLATVAPSTLERMALALETAARHTTSAAGASIIGANLEGPFLNRSHSGALGIPFLREPDKHEMNELLAAGQGKVRMVSLAPELTGALEVMELLSSCGVIPSLGHSGATFTQTINAARAGLKHITHIFNAMAPIHHREPGPAGAALVSPELSVEVIADGIHVHPAMLQLLWHIKGDRLVLVSDAIAAAGLPDGRYRFGGQEIVVKGSRAEIPGGRLAGSTITMLDAVRNMVKIAGLKLPQAVRLASANPAAVLGLQKKGRLAPGYDADLVLLDTNLDPFLVMVEGRTIFRRAEKVLE
- a CDS encoding helix-turn-helix domain-containing protein, which codes for MDQNDSFIQSRVPWSTEPSLKDMAQEVGVDYDRLIDGIKEDKSDSEIAGELAVPEKLIYHLRDHFYTRGVHSIMGQD
- a CDS encoding ISLre2 family transposase — encoded protein: MNTSPQIQAAQDYLKESSWLQEKRVSTLLNSVLAGKTNFNTLEKELFTIARDYLIQMLTAFLEHLDRLILYSAEREGWEVVEIRERSLETTLGVLSYPRRYYKKRTLSGAYAYTFLLDELLGIPARAHVSARLSEIAVMLAAEQTYRKAKETLKTTLGVSISHETIHRDVQVAGEHLKKWDGETGLDGTGIRVVPLLVVEVDGAMIKQQRRHKRSEQRRFELKTAVVYEGWEEGPNGRAKLINPTYFIYHGKGEEFWGALERRLSRLYDLDGCPRKIIAGDGADWIREGADLLGAEYQYCRFHLKRDLISLFNPQHRKKLEKILYTNDTNSRAAFNMFLRTLIIEEPNETRKEKLRAFQSLINSVWEGITDWRERNRPCPSPARGLGVIEPNVGHTIARRFKHQGASWSVNGSDNLAHVRCAKRNGNLIDILRLPGPPTPESEPVRVQDGYWARRQTDGLAAKDPGDWVRASLPAAYGPNQKSRELALLISRLTLDWIF
- the guaB gene encoding IMP dehydrogenase, with product MRPEKFDKIGLTFDDVMIVPAASEVLPREVDTVTSLTREIKLNIPLMSAGMDTVTESRMAIAIAREGGIGVIHKNMTSERQALEVDRVKRSEHGVISDPFYLSPDHPVSDALVLMERYRISGIPVTVNGKLVGILTNRDLRFELDFTKKIGEVMTKDNLVTAPVGTNLNQAKEILQKYKIEKLPIVDEHFNLRGLITIKDIEKSRQYPYSAKDKRGRLLVAAAVGVTADTLARIEGLVKAGADAIVVDTAHGHSRGVIDLVYKIKQKHPETAIIAGNVATASGTRALIEAGADAVKVGIGPGSICTTRVVAGIGVPQITAIYDCAQAAAAYGIPIIADGGIKYSGDITKAIAAGADAVMLGSVLAGTEESPGDIEIYQGRSYKVYRGMGSLAAMKEGSKDRYFQEQTESDNKLVPEGVEGRVPFKGSLSDTVYQLIGGLRAGMGYAGCGNIYELKTKTQFIRCTPAGLKESHPHDVVITKEAPNYSL
- a CDS encoding GNAT family N-acetyltransferase, with the translated sequence MSTACCAVESLKTSLGEILIEGPLEAAKLEELSMNNKLTVFRPPAKQKEALAAIARLPEGMVYIARYGREIAGYVTFHYPDGFSRWSKHPAVLELGGIEISPDWRQRGIGVALLREAFSNPVMENHIIVTVEFCWHWDLKSSGLDLFMYQKMLARLFGSVGLSRRDTDDPDIVEHPANVLMVRVGANVSCEDNMKFDNMLFEDSGYKI